The Eublepharis macularius isolate TG4126 chromosome 8, MPM_Emac_v1.0, whole genome shotgun sequence genome contains a region encoding:
- the LOC129335206 gene encoding molybdopterin synthase catalytic subunit-like — translation MNGIGDEPKDFIKLSEEKLSADAVSALVISPCCGAVSLFIGTTRNNFDGRRVKQLEYEAYAPMVEVEIKKICTNIRLKWPSVKHIAIHHRLGTVPISEASVIVAISSPHRAESLDAVQYCINTLKATVPIWKKEVYEEEYSWKENKECFWAKTVK, via the exons ATGAATGGAATTGGAGATGAACCTAAGGACTTCATTAAATTGAGTGAAGAGAAGCTGTCGGCAGATGCCGTATCAGCCCTGGTGATTTCTCCCTGCTGTGGGGCTGTGTCCTTGTTCATAG GCACTACCAGAAATAATTTCGATGGGAGAAGAGTCAAGCAGTTAGAGTACGAAGCATATGCACCCATGGTAGAAGTGGAAATAAAGAAAATATGCACAAACATAAGATTAAAATGGCCCTCAGTCAAACATATAGCAATACATCATAGACTTGG TACGGTTCCCATTAGCGAAGCGAGTGTGATTGTGGCCATCTCGTCTCCTCACAGAGCAGAATCTCTTGACGCTGTGCAATACTGCATCAATACTTTAAAAGCAACAGTACCTATCTGGAAAAAA GAGGTCTATGAAGAAGAATATTCCTGGAAAGAAAACAAGGAGTGCTTTTGGGCTAAGACAGTCAAATAA
- the MOCS2 gene encoding molybdopterin synthase sulfur carrier subunit → MTCEVIVLYFARSADLAGVRTETISVPQQLTSLQLWDEIVKRHSRLAAIQDQVVFAVRQEYVLLGDQLLVLHTGDEIAIIPPVSGG, encoded by the exons GTGATAGTGTTGTACTTTGCGAGAAGTGCTGATTTAGCTGGAGTCCGCACTGAGACCATTTCTGTGCCCCAGCAGTTAACATCACTGCAGCTGTGGGATGAAATTGTGAAGAGACATTCAAG ACTGGCTGCCATACAGGATCAAGTGGTCTTCGCTGTCCGCCAGGAATACGTGCTCCTTGGGGATCAGCTGTTGGTCCTGCACACGGGTGACGAAATTGCCATTATCCCACCTGTCAGTGGGGGTTAA